The DNA region TTCCGTCTTTGTTACCCACGGTAACTAGGCGATCGCGTACTTTGAGAGCCTCTGTATGGGGAAACAAAGATGCGGTATGTGCATCATCACCCATTCCTAGTAATACTACATCCAACGAGGGAAACTCGATCCCAGAAGAATTAAAAAATTCTTTAAGCTGTTGTTCATACTTAGCAGCAGCCACTTCTGGATTGGCTTCTAAGGTTGGTACGGCATGAATATTAGCTGCTGGGATATCAACACGATCTAGCCACGCTCGACGCGTCATCAGTTCATTGCTATCGGGGTGATCTGGTGGTACGTAACGCTCATCCCCCCAGAATATATGAATTTTATCCCAAGGTAGTTTTTGATTGGCAATCGCTTCGTATAACGGTTTAGGTGTACTGCCGCCAGATAAAGCGATGCTAAACTGCCCTCGCTGCTCAATGGCAGTTTCTAACTTCGACAGAATTAATTCTAGCGCTCGTGCAACCAGCGCCGGCTGATCCGGTAGAACTTCAACGGTTTTGTTCATGGCTTCATCATCATATTGCTGGCTTCTGGCAATACAATACCGAACTTATTACAATCCTCCTTTTTAACTTTTGAAACATTTAACATCATGGATTAGGCAGGGGGTAGGGGGTAGGGGGCAATACGGTTCAGTTAAGAAATTTATTCGTTGAGGCAGGCAGGGGGAGCAAGGGATGCAGGGGAAGCAGGGGGGGAGAAAAAAGCTTATCTGAACTGTATTGGGGTAGGGGGAGCAAATCATGGGAAGATTCGACCCCGAATAATTGGGAGCCACTCTCATGATTATTTTATTTACACCCAGTTACTTGATACTTTGTTGATTAACGCCACAAAGGATAGATTTATTAATTCTTATTAAAAATTAATAAAATTAATTAATCACAAACAGTGATTCCCAGTCAGCGATCGCTTCGCGTTGAGCAATTAACAATTCCTGAATTCCTTTTTGGGCGACATCTAGCAGTTGATTCAACTGAGTCCGGCTAAAACTGCCTTCTTCGGCTGTACCCTGGATTTCAATAATTCCCAGCTGTTGATTCATCACCACGTTAAAATCTACTGTTGCAGCCACATCTTCGATATAATCCAAATCCAAAAATGGCTCTCCCTCCAGTAATCCTACAGAAACTGCTGCTACCTGTCCACACAGAGGCGATCGCTCCAACACCCCCTCTTCTAACAATTTAGAAATCGCATGAGCCAACGCCACAAAGGAGCCTGTAATCGCTGTTGTCCGAGTTCCAGCATCTGCTTGCAGCACATCAGCGTCCACAGTCAGCGTGTGTTCTCCCAACGCCTCAAAATCTACTGCTGCGCGTAAACTGCGGCCAATTAGACGTTGAATTTCTTGTGTCCGTCCAGATAATTTTAATAATTCTCTTTCTTGGCGTCTTTGGGTAGCAGATGGTAGCATTCGGTACTCAGCAGTCAACCAGCCTTTACCAGTTCCTTCGAGAAACTTCGGAACTCCCTTATTAACGCTAACAGTACAAAGGACTTGAGTATCACCGCATCTTGCGAGAACAGAACCGGGAGCAAAGCGAGTGAAATTGGGGTGAAAGCTGATCGGACGTAGTTCGTAAGCAAGACGACCGTCAGGACGCTGCCAAGCCATTGGAGTTGCCTCAAGTTTTACAACAATACTGCCTTAAGATTACCTTAGTGTTATTGAACANNNNNNNNNNNNNNNNNNNNNNNNNNNNNNNNNNNNNNNNNNNNNNNNNNNNNNNNNNNNNNNNNNNNNNNNNNNNNNNNNNNNNNNNNNNNNNNNNNNNNNNGGGCATTGGGCATTGGGCATTGGTTATTAATTCTTCTCCCTGACTCCCTCATCTCCCTGACTCCCTCATCTCCCCCTGCCCCCTTCTAAGGAACTGAAAGCAGAGTCAAAATATTTTGCTCCACCATATCTGGTGACTGGTCGCCGTTGATGGTCAACAAGCAGCGACGACGGTCGTAATATTCAAGTATTGGAATGGTGCGATCGTAAAATAATTCTACACGGCGTTGTACGATTTCTGGTTGGTCATCTGGTAGCGATCGCCCCAAGGAACGGCTAACCATAACAGCTTCTGGGACTTGGAGATAAATCGCCCAATCTAGTTTTTGCTCTAAATTATCCAATAAAAAATCTAATTCTTCAGCTTGGAAAGCAGTACGAGGATAGCCTTCCAACACCCAATCACAGTTAATATCTGGTTGTCTGAGGCGAATTCGGATCAATTCAACGATCATTTCATCTGGAACCAATTCCCCTTTTTGCATGTAGGGCAGGGCGTGGTACCCTAGTTCACTCAGGCTAGCGTAAACCGAAAGAGAAGTCCGGGGGTCAGTTTCCGACCATTGCAACTCCGGGAGCAGGCTATCGCCAGATATCGCTTCCCGTAAAATCTCACCTGTGGAAATCATCGGAATATCAAAATATCTGCAAAGCCTTTGTGCTTGAGTACTTTTACCCGATCCTGAACCTCCCAGAATCACCAATCTCACAACAATTTACTCCTCATCCTGTCAAATTCACTACTTGCTAAGTCTGTTTTGCCTAAACAACCGATAAATCTAATATTTAGGGCTTTTCAGACGTTCTACCCAGATTTTTTAAATAATTGGAACTTTAACTCTAATGTTTTCATTTTTACAATTACTTTCAGAGAAAAGACGAGAATTTAAATCCACAGAAATCTTGACTTCAGCACAAATCTAGTGTTTGACTAAGAATGCAATTTGCCAAATTCACCACAACTGTGAAAAACAGATAGATTATATAGGCAGATTTGTAATCAGTACCGCCAGCACAAATCTTTAATTTATTGTAATTTTTTGAACTTTATCCTATGGTTGCCCAGCTAGAAACTCCAAGTATAAATTCACCCCTTACCTTACCATATCCAGTGGAAGGACTAGTGCAAGTTTTCACTAGCTCCCATCGCAACTTTTTTACGAGCGTTATGGCCCAAGCACTGAGGATAGCTGGACAAGGAACGCCAGTATTAATAGTGCAGTTTCTCAAAGGGGGTATTCGTCAAGGACAGGATCGACCCATACAACTAGGACAAAATTTAGATTGGATTCGCTGTGATTTGCCTCGTTGTATTGATACACCACATTTAGACGATTCGGAAAATCAAGCCTTACAAAACCTGTGGCAGTATACACAGCAGGTAGTATGTAAGAGTAAGTATTCTCTCGTTGTCTTAGATGAGTTAAGTTTAGCGATTAACTTTGGTTTAATTCCTGAAACGGAAGTTTTAGCGTTTTTGGCAAAACGCCCTCCCCACGTCGATATCATTCTCACAGGCCCAGAGATGCCAAAATCTCTTCTCGATGTAGCAGATCAAATTACAGAAATCCGCCGGAGTTATCGACCTTAAATAAAATGCTCAATTCAGGATATCCTAGTAATTCGGTTTGAATTAGCTGTGAAGTTGTGATTAAAAACGATATCTGGATTACTGAAATGGCTCAAAAGGGTTTGATTTCGCCCTTTGAGCCAAGTTTAATCCGAAAAGTACAAAAAGATGAGTCTGTGGCGGTTCAACCTGTAATTAGCTACGGTTTGTCTTCTTATGGCTATGATATACGCCTTTCTCCGGCTGAGTTCCGCATTTTTCGCCACATTCCTGGAACTGTAGTTGATCCCAAAAACTTTAATCCCCAGAATCTGGAGCCAACAGCACTGCATACGGATGCTAATGGCAGTTACTTTATTTTACCTGCTCATTCCTATGGACTTGGGGTTGCTCTAGAAAAACTGGAGGTTCCTGAAAACATTACTGTAATTTGTATTGGAAAATCTACGTATGCACGTTGTGGCATAATAGCAAATCTAACGCCTGCTGAGGCTGCATGGCGAGGTCATCTTACCTTAGAGTTTTCCAATTCTTCCAGCGCTGACTGTCGCATTTACGCAAATGAAGGTGTAGTGCAATTGCTATTTTTAGAAGGTGAACCATGCGCTATCAGTTACGAAGCTCGTCAAGGTAAATATCAGGATCAACTAGAGATTGTAACCTTGCCTCGTATTTAGACTGAATGATATCTAAAAAAAGTTTACACAAGAATAGAACTTAAATCTATTTTGGCAAGTCCGAGTTGGTTCGCAATTTGGACGTACTCATCAACTAAATCGTAGATATCAATAGTAAGAAGATCGTTTGATACATAGTTTATTTCAGAAAAAGTAAAGCTTTTCTTAATCAAAGTTTTGGGAGGTAAACCAGGAAATGAGAAAAAAAGACTTAGGTTGTAAAAATATCCGTCTAAAGAGTCAGAAAGAGAACCGAGAAAGGAATAAATGCTCATACCTCCAGTACCACCTTCAAACTGATAATTATTAATTCCTAGCTGATTACACCTCTTTAATAGATCAATAATTTCACGTCCTTCCTCTTTAATTTCTCGATAAACTCGCGTTTCCTTAAGCGTGATTCCTAACATAGACTCTACCTCCGCTTGAGTTAATTGTTCAAATCTGTACACCATGATCGTCGTTATTAATTCAATTATGGCGCGATTCGATGGCGATCGCATTTCTTGAGTGGTTCTTGTTAACAAATACCTTGCTTCTTCTGGTGCTTGTTCTTCATCCACTGTAGTTAATACCATCAGCGCCACCCATATAGGTAATTGACGAATATCCCCTAATTCATCTAAATACACCCGATGTACTTGTCCGCCGTTCAGCAATGAGCGATGAGGATGAATATCACCCTTCGGGTTCAGCAGTTACTCCACTTGGGGAGACCCCAAGACCGTACTGCTTCACTTTGTTCGATACTGCGTGACGGGTAAATTATCACTGCTTGCCAGTCGCTAAATCTGGCACGGTTGCGGTAAAAATATAACGAAGATTCAGCCCATACTCTTTCATAAAGTTGTTCATCTTTCTGGAACTGTACCTCGCAAAAATATACAACTCCAGCACCATCACTTTCAGGTGGCAGAAATACTCCGTCAATTTCAAATTTTGGTTCTTTGACGGCGACTGAATCAAAACGATAACTATCTGCATTATTTGGAGGATTTGCCACTAGTTCAAACAGCAAAGTGGGAGACTGCTGAAACAGTTTGTAAAATATTGAATCTCGACGCATGAAATAATTTTACAAATTTTTTATGAGAATAATTCAGAACTAGGAGTCGAATTCAGT from Nostoc commune NIES-4072 includes:
- the rph gene encoding ribonuclease PH, producing MAWQRPDGRLAYELRPISFHPNFTRFAPGSVLARCGDTQVLCTVSVNKGVPKFLEGTGKGWLTAEYRMLPSATQRRQERELLKLSGRTQEIQRLIGRSLRAAVDFEALGEHTLTVDADVLQADAGTRTTAITGSFVALAHAISKLLEEGVLERSPLCGQVAAVSVGLLEGEPFLDLDYIEDVAATVDFNVVMNQQLGIIEIQGTAEEGSFSRTQLNQLLDVAQKGIQELLIAQREAIADWESLFVIN
- a CDS encoding adenylate kinase family protein → MRLVILGGSGSGKSTQAQRLCRYFDIPMISTGEILREAISGDSLLPELQWSETDPRTSLSVYASLSELGYHALPYMQKGELVPDEMIVELIRIRLRQPDINCDWVLEGYPRTAFQAEELDFLLDNLEQKLDWAIYLQVPEAVMVSRSLGRSLPDDQPEIVQRRVELFYDRTIPILEYYDRRRCLLTINGDQSPDMVEQNILTLLSVP
- the dcd gene encoding dCTP deaminase; this translates as MAQKGLISPFEPSLIRKVQKDESVAVQPVISYGLSSYGYDIRLSPAEFRIFRHIPGTVVDPKNFNPQNLEPTALHTDANGSYFILPAHSYGLGVALEKLEVPENITVICIGKSTYARCGIIANLTPAEAAWRGHLTLEFSNSSSADCRIYANEGVVQLLFLEGEPCAISYEARQGKYQDQLEIVTLPRI
- the pgl gene encoding 6-phosphogluconolactonase, which codes for MNKTVEVLPDQPALVARALELILSKLETAIEQRGQFSIALSGGSTPKPLYEAIANQKLPWDKIHIFWGDERYVPPDHPDSNELMTRRAWLDRVDIPAANIHAVPTLEANPEVAAAKYEQQLKEFFNSSGIEFPSLDVVLLGMGDDAHTASLFPHTEALKVRDRLVTVGNKDGNPRISFTYPFINAANTVIFLVAGANKRPALAQVFAPVADDFTYPSRLIRPQGELWWLLDAAAGLELQH
- a CDS encoding P-loop NTPase family protein, whose translation is MVAQLETPSINSPLTLPYPVEGLVQVFTSSHRNFFTSVMAQALRIAGQGTPVLIVQFLKGGIRQGQDRPIQLGQNLDWIRCDLPRCIDTPHLDDSENQALQNLWQYTQQVVCKSKYSLVVLDELSLAINFGLIPETEVLAFLAKRPPHVDIILTGPEMPKSLLDVADQITEIRRSYRP